Proteins found in one Planctomycetes bacterium MalM25 genomic segment:
- a CDS encoding PEP-CTERM motif protein: MRVTQVFAVAFLFSITTCAAHAQTVRLDPGDDTIAYGIDNLNVDGTLYNMTFRNEGPDEIYGPSSPFVFDFASESEAIAAVDAVNAALNLSTATTSSSALVSTPSRRVNYFLVGWDEDESLGRVSYIQGVYNNTNTWIHSGDGSQNDFASDQYADFTVVVPEPGTALLMGLGLLGLRAVGHRRKAIV, translated from the coding sequence ATGCGAGTTACACAAGTCTTTGCAGTTGCATTTCTGTTCTCGATCACCACATGTGCGGCCCATGCCCAGACGGTCCGACTGGATCCGGGGGATGACACGATCGCATACGGGATCGACAATCTGAACGTCGACGGCACATTATACAACATGACTTTCCGTAACGAAGGACCGGACGAAATCTACGGCCCTTCCTCACCCTTCGTTTTCGATTTCGCTTCAGAGTCCGAGGCGATCGCCGCAGTGGATGCTGTGAATGCCGCCCTCAACCTCTCGACGGCCACAACGTCTTCTTCGGCGTTGGTTTCTACTCCGTCACGCCGTGTAAACTACTTTTTGGTTGGATGGGACGAGGATGAGTCGCTGGGCCGCGTATCCTACATCCAGGGGGTCTACAACAACACGAATACGTGGATCCACAGCGGCGACGGTTCCCAGAACGATTTCGCCAGTGACCAATATGCAGATTTCACGGTGGTGGTGCCCGAGCCTGGGACCGCGCTGTTGATGGGCCTGGGTCTGCTCGGTCTCCGCGCAGTCGGTCACCGACGAAAGGCGATTGTCTAG
- a CDS encoding Integrase core domain protein — translation MPPWFSPLFFLFARSNEEQLRRQILFLKAELEMTRARVPQSRIFLKDEERQRLLELGEGIGSDALKLVSIVHPRTYRRWLERRSQGKPPAKKMGRKGTSETIRQIVVRLAKQNQWGYARIVGELRKLRIRCVGRTTVRTILKEEGIHPGPKRGPGTWDEFIKIHAESLWQCDFFSKMVMTSTGLRQAYVLAFLHVNSRRVICSPATLKADDEWVTEQAKSMLEQARGMELPVSYLVRDRDFKYSKRFDEVFADAGVSVEPTAPRAPNQNAFVERWIGSIRGECLNRFIVFGLGHFDHIVTCYCDFYHQARPHQRKENKPLLGVWPEVDDPPNEDEEIVCRQWLGGVLKHYERTAA, via the coding sequence ATGCCGCCATGGTTCAGCCCGCTGTTCTTCCTGTTCGCGCGCTCGAATGAGGAGCAACTCCGGCGGCAGATCCTCTTCCTCAAGGCCGAGCTGGAGATGACCCGGGCTCGCGTGCCACAGAGCCGCATCTTCCTCAAGGATGAGGAGCGGCAGCGACTGCTGGAGCTGGGGGAAGGCATCGGCTCAGACGCATTGAAGCTCGTGTCGATAGTCCACCCCCGAACTTACCGCCGCTGGCTGGAGCGGAGAAGCCAGGGCAAGCCGCCTGCCAAGAAGATGGGCCGCAAAGGAACCTCCGAGACGATCCGCCAGATCGTTGTCCGGCTCGCCAAGCAGAACCAATGGGGCTACGCCCGCATCGTTGGCGAGTTGCGGAAGCTCCGCATCCGCTGCGTTGGCCGCACAACGGTCCGCACCATCCTCAAGGAAGAAGGCATCCATCCGGGGCCCAAGCGTGGTCCCGGGACCTGGGACGAGTTCATCAAGATCCACGCCGAGAGTCTCTGGCAATGTGATTTCTTCTCGAAGATGGTCATGACGAGCACCGGTCTGCGACAGGCCTACGTGCTGGCGTTCCTCCACGTCAATTCGCGTCGGGTCATCTGCTCCCCAGCGACGCTCAAGGCCGACGACGAATGGGTCACCGAGCAAGCCAAATCGATGCTGGAGCAAGCACGCGGGATGGAGCTGCCGGTCAGCTACCTCGTTCGGGATCGCGACTTCAAGTACTCCAAGCGGTTCGACGAGGTCTTCGCCGACGCGGGCGTCTCGGTCGAGCCGACGGCGCCGCGAGCGCCGAATCAGAACGCGTTCGTGGAACGCTGGATCGGATCGATTCGGGGTGAGTGCCTGAACCGATTCATCGTGTTCGGCCTCGGTCACTTCGACCATATCGTTACTTGCTATTGCGACTTTTATCATCAGGCGAGGCCACACCAGCGGAAGGAGAACAAGCCGCTGCTCGGCGTCTGGCCGGAGGTCGATGATCCGCCGAACGAAGACGAAGAGATCGTTTGCCGGCAATGGCTTGGCGGCGTGTTGAAGCACTACGAACGAACGGCGGCGTGA
- a CDS encoding Transposase DDE domain protein, with protein sequence MAASKAKKKSYRVTNWREYNESLVCRGDITYWFSGEVLAVWEHDNAEARRGHPFVYSDLAIETLLTLRELFRLPYRQTEGLGRALAKLMGVDVAIPHHTSLVKRAAKLDIDTQLAEVKGPIDVVVDSTGLKVFGEGEWKVRQHGVGKRRDWRKVHFAIDPNSHAILAELMTGSGTHDATAAKPLLEDIEQQIETFYGDGAYDTWVLRDHLQGESIHQIIPPQKNAVIRQHGNSKKDPLERDECVRQIRRDGKAAWKEAIGYHRRSLAETGMSRLKMTFGDRLKNREPPNQKTEVALRTKILNAFVSIGMPLSLWI encoded by the coding sequence ATGGCCGCTAGCAAGGCGAAGAAGAAGTCGTACCGGGTGACGAACTGGCGGGAGTACAACGAGTCGCTTGTGTGCCGGGGCGACATCACGTACTGGTTCAGCGGCGAGGTGCTCGCCGTTTGGGAGCACGACAACGCCGAGGCTCGTCGCGGACACCCGTTCGTCTACAGCGATCTGGCGATTGAGACGCTGCTGACGCTGCGAGAACTCTTCCGCTTGCCCTACCGCCAGACCGAAGGGTTGGGTCGGGCGTTGGCGAAGCTGATGGGGGTTGATGTGGCGATCCCGCACCACACGAGCTTGGTGAAGCGGGCCGCCAAGCTCGACATCGACACCCAGCTGGCCGAGGTGAAAGGCCCGATCGACGTGGTGGTCGATAGCACGGGCCTGAAGGTCTTCGGCGAGGGCGAGTGGAAGGTCCGTCAGCACGGCGTGGGCAAGCGTCGCGATTGGCGGAAGGTCCACTTCGCGATCGACCCCAACTCACACGCGATCCTCGCCGAACTGATGACCGGATCCGGCACGCACGACGCGACGGCGGCGAAGCCGCTGTTGGAAGACATCGAGCAACAGATCGAGACGTTCTACGGCGACGGAGCGTACGACACGTGGGTCTTGCGGGATCACCTGCAAGGCGAGTCGATCCACCAGATCATCCCGCCGCAGAAGAACGCGGTGATCAGGCAGCACGGCAACTCGAAGAAGGACCCGCTGGAACGCGACGAGTGCGTGCGGCAGATCCGTCGTGACGGCAAGGCGGCGTGGAAGGAAGCAATCGGCTACCACCGGCGAAGCCTCGCCGAGACCGGCATGAGCCGGCTGAAGATGACCTTCGGCGATCGCCTCAAGAATCGTGAGCCGCCCAATCAGAAGACCGAAGTTGCTCTCCGAACCAAGATCCTTAACGCCTTCGTCTCTATCGGCATGCCTCTCTCGTTGTGGATTTAG
- the glvI gene encoding Proton-gated ion channel precursor, whose translation MTHNHRLLLFTIVYSVGGSSLIGNAQELTVGEAKSIAREAYIYGYPIVENYREMYRFAIDENSEQYGTSFNSLYHRLPVFSPNDTGVVTPNIDTPYSLLWMDLRSEPLVLAIPEISEERYYSVQLIDLFKYCFAVISDRTSSNSSANFLVAGPDWQGEAPANIDQVFRCKTEFAMAVYRTQLRGKNDLENFRNIRSQYTVQTLSKFLGQPNPESPATFEFPLPPTDSHAGLEFFSKLCFLLQFCDSHSSEKGLLKEFSRIGVSANKLFDATTLSPEIEDALNRGIQEGEAAITAAASTLKVAEVIGTREYLGNDYLKRAVAARIGRYSNSKEEALYSLYLSDGEGKPLEGGAISYVLKLGEADLPPVNAFWSLTMYESQSKALVENPISRYQISSSMLPSLARDSDGGVTIRIQHKSPGEEQVKNWLPAPEGPFYMVMRLYRPKPAAYDGTWSPPLVWRKERNTEPVVTKPDGAETAEEVKPSIIADEPKPELERPTIWGEPTEVKVRVYVIDIDEIDSADQSFAASVYYIAQWKNPFLRHKGPGPMNRGLSDIWNPRLTIVGQQMQWKSYPDSVEIQSDGTVTYRQKIWGRFSQPLNLQDFPFDRQELSIHVVAAGLLEEDVKIVPFITEREVGSAIAEKFSLPDFEVMSWDASPEPYVPGQEEVGIAGYEMRIQVVRQATYYILKVIIPLCLIVVMSWLPRWIDPEQSGTNIGISTSAFLTLVAYLFAITVLLPRVSYITRMDRFILLSTLTVFAGLIQTVFNTALLRHERKRWVERIDSWSRVAYPIMLVLVLTVSFVL comes from the coding sequence ATGACTCATAACCACAGATTGCTATTATTTACCATTGTCTACTCTGTAGGTGGGTCGTCACTGATCGGAAACGCTCAGGAGCTGACTGTCGGTGAAGCAAAGTCGATTGCTAGGGAAGCATACATCTATGGCTACCCGATCGTTGAGAACTACCGAGAGATGTATAGGTTTGCCATCGATGAGAATAGCGAGCAGTACGGCACATCTTTCAATAGTCTCTACCACCGCCTCCCAGTATTCAGCCCTAACGACACAGGCGTGGTAACACCCAACATTGATACTCCGTATTCTCTCTTGTGGATGGATTTAAGATCGGAACCACTAGTACTAGCCATTCCGGAAATTAGCGAGGAAAGATATTATTCGGTCCAACTGATTGATCTGTTCAAGTATTGCTTTGCCGTTATTAGCGACCGGACGTCTAGCAATAGCTCTGCAAACTTTCTCGTCGCTGGTCCAGATTGGCAAGGTGAAGCACCAGCGAACATCGATCAAGTATTTCGCTGCAAAACAGAATTCGCCATGGCTGTCTACCGCACACAACTGCGTGGCAAGAACGACCTCGAAAACTTCAGGAACATCCGGAGTCAATACACGGTACAAACACTTAGCAAGTTTCTCGGGCAGCCAAATCCCGAGTCTCCGGCTACTTTCGAATTCCCTCTACCGCCAACCGATTCTCATGCAGGCCTTGAGTTTTTCTCGAAGCTATGTTTCCTGCTCCAGTTTTGCGATTCTCATTCGTCAGAGAAAGGATTATTGAAAGAATTCTCAAGAATCGGGGTTTCCGCCAACAAACTGTTCGACGCTACTACGCTGTCCCCTGAAATCGAAGATGCGCTGAATCGTGGTATTCAGGAGGGCGAGGCTGCCATTACAGCTGCTGCGTCGACGTTAAAAGTTGCCGAAGTCATCGGTACACGCGAGTATCTTGGCAATGACTATCTGAAACGGGCGGTAGCAGCCAGGATCGGGCGTTATAGCAACTCCAAAGAGGAAGCTCTCTACTCGTTGTATCTAAGTGATGGGGAAGGCAAGCCGCTTGAAGGTGGTGCTATTAGCTACGTCTTGAAACTGGGTGAAGCGGATCTACCGCCCGTCAACGCATTTTGGTCGCTAACCATGTACGAGAGTCAAAGCAAAGCTCTCGTCGAGAATCCAATCAGCCGCTACCAAATCAGTTCGTCGATGCTTCCAAGTCTTGCTCGTGATTCGGACGGTGGTGTGACCATACGGATCCAGCACAAATCACCTGGTGAGGAGCAGGTGAAAAACTGGTTGCCAGCGCCTGAAGGCCCGTTTTATATGGTCATGCGCCTTTACAGACCGAAGCCAGCAGCCTACGACGGAACTTGGTCACCGCCGCTTGTTTGGCGCAAGGAAAGGAATACAGAACCGGTCGTTACCAAACCTGATGGCGCCGAAACTGCGGAGGAGGTCAAGCCATCAATTATTGCCGACGAGCCCAAGCCCGAGTTGGAGAGGCCAACGATTTGGGGGGAGCCCACAGAGGTGAAGGTGCGCGTGTATGTTATCGACATCGACGAAATTGACTCGGCAGACCAAAGCTTTGCCGCTAGCGTCTATTATATCGCTCAATGGAAAAATCCATTCCTACGTCACAAGGGACCTGGGCCGATGAACCGTGGCCTGTCTGACATATGGAATCCAAGACTAACCATCGTTGGTCAGCAAATGCAGTGGAAGTCGTATCCAGATTCTGTAGAGATACAATCTGATGGGACCGTGACATATCGTCAGAAAATCTGGGGAAGATTCTCGCAGCCTTTGAATCTACAAGATTTCCCGTTTGACAGACAGGAGCTCTCTATCCATGTCGTAGCGGCAGGTCTCCTGGAGGAAGACGTGAAGATAGTGCCATTTATTACTGAGCGTGAGGTTGGTTCTGCAATCGCTGAAAAATTTTCACTGCCGGACTTCGAGGTCATGTCGTGGGATGCTTCGCCTGAGCCGTATGTCCCCGGCCAGGAAGAAGTCGGTATTGCTGGATACGAAATGAGAATTCAAGTTGTCAGACAGGCTACCTACTACATATTAAAGGTAATTATTCCGCTCTGTCTAATCGTTGTCATGTCGTGGTTGCCCCGTTGGATCGATCCAGAGCAGTCTGGAACGAATATTGGCATTTCGACATCAGCCTTTCTAACACTCGTCGCTTACTTATTTGCAATTACGGTACTCTTGCCTCGAGTCTCGTATATCACACGCATGGATCGCTTTATTTTGCTTTCCACACTAACCGTATTTGCAGGACTCATCCAGACAGTCTTCAATACAGCTTTGCTGAGACATGAAAGGAAACGTTGGGTTGAGCGGATCGATAGCTGGTCGCGTGTTGCATACCCAATCATGCTGGTGCTGGTACTCACGGTGTCCTTCGTCCTTTAA
- a CDS encoding Arylsulfatase — MVQTPSLDALAREGIRFTHNCVTTSICGVSRANLLTGQYMSRHGCRAFSAFETPWSKTYPGKLRSAGYWVGHVGKWHNGRFPKGRYDFGRSYYGKHWYDMEDGRRLHVTQRNEEDSLEFLKTRPIGQPFCLTVAFFATHAEDKNPKQFLPQPQSMSLYQDRDVPIPVNATQESWERLPEFFTDANEGRVRWAWRFDTPEKYQQMMKNYYRLATEVDTTCGKLLEELKHQGVLDQTLVLFTTDNGYYHAEHGLGDKWYPHQESIRVPLIVRDPRMPSKRAGRTDEAFTLSIDLAPTILAAAGIDAPERMQGRDVAALYTAEQPPAWRQDFFYEHPTFRNADFIPASEALVEKDWKYILWPVQGVEQLFCLSTDALEERDLVSEPRHAQRLARMRERFAELKAAAE, encoded by the coding sequence ATGGTTCAAACCCCATCCCTCGATGCGTTGGCGCGCGAAGGCATCCGCTTCACACACAATTGCGTCACCACCTCGATCTGCGGAGTCAGCCGGGCGAACTTGCTCACTGGGCAGTACATGTCGAGGCACGGGTGCCGCGCCTTTTCGGCCTTCGAGACGCCGTGGAGCAAAACCTACCCCGGAAAGCTACGATCCGCCGGCTACTGGGTTGGTCACGTAGGGAAATGGCACAACGGTCGCTTCCCAAAGGGCAGGTACGATTTCGGCAGGTCGTATTACGGCAAGCACTGGTACGACATGGAAGATGGGCGCAGGCTGCATGTCACTCAGCGCAACGAAGAAGACTCTCTGGAGTTCTTGAAGACCCGTCCCATCGGGCAGCCCTTCTGCCTAACCGTCGCGTTCTTCGCCACCCATGCCGAGGACAAGAACCCGAAGCAGTTCTTACCACAGCCCCAGAGCATGTCGTTGTATCAAGACCGTGATGTCCCAATCCCTGTCAATGCAACACAGGAATCCTGGGAGCGTCTGCCTGAGTTCTTCACCGACGCGAACGAAGGGCGCGTTCGCTGGGCGTGGCGGTTCGACACTCCCGAGAAGTACCAACAGATGATGAAGAACTACTATCGGCTGGCGACCGAAGTGGATACGACCTGCGGCAAACTGCTGGAAGAGCTCAAACACCAGGGAGTTCTGGATCAAACCTTGGTTCTCTTCACCACGGACAATGGCTACTACCACGCAGAGCACGGCCTAGGAGATAAATGGTATCCGCACCAGGAGAGCATCCGAGTTCCGCTTATCGTGCGTGATCCTCGCATGCCTAGCAAGCGCGCCGGGAGGACCGACGAAGCCTTTACTCTTAGTATTGACCTCGCCCCGACCATCCTTGCAGCAGCAGGAATCGACGCTCCCGAGCGCATGCAGGGCCGAGATGTCGCTGCGCTGTACACAGCCGAACAGCCCCCGGCGTGGCGACAAGACTTCTTCTACGAGCACCCCACCTTCCGAAACGCCGATTTCATTCCCGCCTCCGAGGCCTTGGTCGAGAAAGACTGGAAGTACATCTTATGGCCAGTGCAAGGTGTCGAGCAGCTCTTCTGCCTCTCCACAGACGCTCTAGAAGAACGCGATCTGGTCAGCGAACCGCGGCACGCGCAACGGCTCGCACGGATGCGTGAACGTTTCGCGGAGCTGAAGGCGGCGGCGGAGTAA
- a CDS encoding Transposase DDE domain protein, which produces MPAGAAEPRKKRYEVKNWKRYNEALVNRGDFTFYFSEEVVDAWEHENEAKKNGRPFTYSDVAIETLLTIRELFRLPYRQTEGFGRALAKLLDAGVAIPHHTSLVKRAAKLKVSIDIDPAKGPIDVVVDSTGLKVFGDGEWHRKKHGVDKRRTFRKVHLAVDPASHAIVAQLLTESSMHDATPVKPLLEQVEQEVQTFYGDGAYDTWAVREHLEEERIHQIIPPRKNAVIRQHGNSSADPIERDECLRQIRRDGKKSWKEAIGYHRRSLAETAMSRLKGAFGDRLKNREPRNQATELALRCKILNAFVAIGMPLNIWG; this is translated from the coding sequence ATGCCAGCAGGCGCAGCGGAGCCGCGTAAGAAGCGTTACGAGGTCAAGAACTGGAAGCGGTACAACGAGGCACTCGTGAACCGGGGCGACTTCACGTTCTACTTCTCTGAAGAAGTCGTGGACGCTTGGGAGCACGAGAACGAGGCGAAGAAGAACGGCCGCCCGTTCACCTACAGCGACGTGGCGATCGAGACCCTGCTGACGATCCGCGAGCTGTTCCGCCTGCCTTACCGGCAGACCGAGGGCTTCGGACGAGCGTTGGCTAAGCTCCTCGACGCGGGCGTCGCGATCCCGCACCATACGAGCCTCGTGAAGCGTGCCGCGAAGCTGAAGGTCTCGATCGACATCGACCCAGCGAAGGGGCCGATCGACGTGGTGGTCGATAGCACGGGCCTGAAGGTCTTCGGAGACGGCGAGTGGCATCGCAAGAAGCACGGGGTCGATAAGCGTCGCACGTTCCGCAAGGTCCACCTGGCGGTCGATCCGGCGAGCCACGCAATCGTCGCTCAGCTGCTGACCGAGTCGAGCATGCATGACGCCACGCCGGTGAAGCCGCTGCTGGAACAAGTCGAGCAAGAGGTCCAGACGTTCTACGGCGACGGGGCGTACGACACGTGGGCCGTCCGCGAGCACCTCGAAGAAGAGCGTATCCACCAGATCATCCCGCCGCGGAAGAACGCGGTGATCCGTCAGCACGGCAACTCGTCGGCCGACCCGATCGAACGCGACGAGTGCCTCAGGCAGATCCGCCGCGACGGCAAGAAGAGCTGGAAGGAGGCGATCGGCTATCACCGACGCAGCCTCGCCGAGACGGCCATGAGCCGGCTGAAGGGTGCCTTCGGCGACCGGCTGAAGAACCGAGAACCCCGCAACCAAGCCACCGAACTCGCCCTACGCTGCAAGATACTCAACGCCTTCGTCGCAATCGGTATGCCTCTCAACATCTGGGGTTAG
- the atsA_13 gene encoding Arylsulfatase, with amino-acid sequence MPSRCFLMALLVVCSDSCQAEQASESKPNILLILSDDQAWGDYGFMGHPRIETPSIDRLARESLTYTRGYVTAPICRPSLASILTGTACHHHGVTGNDPATGDSTIRNSRSRRHQRHHALHQAIYDRLERLPNLVQLLSDAGYATLQTGKWWEADPKNFGFSHAMTHGDPKRGARHGDEGLKISRQGIDPIRRFLDEVREGEKRPFFIWHAPFLPHAPHTPPRDLLEKYRPLAPSEPVAKYWAMCEWFDQTCDELLAEIDERELRDSTVVVYVTDNGWIQDPERAGRYAPRSKQTPFEGGIRTPIMVRQPDAISSRIDQETLVSAIDIAPTLLMMAGQTPPPTMSGIDLRDQAALKARDAVYGAAFPHDIIDVHSPAKGVKSRYVISGQWKLIAYGDPAARRELYDLASDPHEERDLAREKTEIVARLTDQLESWWEK; translated from the coding sequence ATGCCGTCGCGTTGCTTTCTAATGGCATTGCTGGTCGTCTGCTCCGATTCTTGCCAAGCGGAGCAGGCGAGCGAATCAAAGCCCAACATTCTTCTGATTCTGTCCGATGATCAGGCTTGGGGCGACTACGGTTTTATGGGGCACCCCCGTATCGAGACGCCTAGCATCGATCGGCTAGCAAGAGAATCACTCACATACACGCGCGGCTACGTCACAGCCCCGATCTGTCGGCCCTCGCTCGCTTCAATCCTCACTGGCACCGCCTGCCACCACCATGGAGTGACCGGCAATGACCCGGCCACGGGCGACTCGACGATCCGCAACAGCAGGAGTCGCCGGCACCAACGCCACCACGCATTGCACCAAGCGATCTACGATCGACTGGAGAGGCTGCCGAACCTGGTCCAGCTCTTGAGCGATGCCGGCTACGCCACACTGCAAACTGGCAAGTGGTGGGAAGCCGATCCCAAAAACTTTGGCTTCAGCCACGCCATGACACACGGCGATCCCAAGCGTGGTGCCCGCCACGGCGACGAAGGTCTCAAGATCTCGCGTCAGGGGATCGATCCGATTCGTCGCTTCCTCGACGAAGTGCGTGAGGGGGAGAAACGGCCCTTCTTCATCTGGCACGCTCCTTTTCTGCCCCACGCCCCGCACACACCACCGCGGGACCTTCTAGAGAAGTATCGCCCTCTGGCCCCTAGCGAGCCGGTCGCCAAGTACTGGGCCATGTGCGAATGGTTTGATCAAACCTGTGACGAGTTGCTCGCTGAGATCGACGAACGAGAGCTCCGTGATTCAACAGTCGTGGTCTACGTGACAGACAACGGTTGGATCCAGGACCCTGAAAGGGCCGGCCGGTACGCACCACGCTCGAAGCAAACCCCCTTCGAGGGAGGCATCCGCACCCCGATTATGGTGCGCCAGCCCGACGCCATAAGCTCCAGGATAGACCAGGAGACGCTGGTTTCGGCTATCGACATTGCCCCGACCTTGCTGATGATGGCCGGTCAAACCCCTCCGCCGACCATGTCCGGCATCGACCTGCGAGACCAAGCTGCGCTCAAGGCGCGAGATGCGGTGTACGGGGCGGCTTTTCCTCATGATATCATCGACGTCCATTCCCCGGCCAAAGGCGTCAAGTCACGCTATGTGATTTCTGGCCAGTGGAAGCTCATCGCTTACGGCGATCCTGCAGCCAGGCGAGAGCTGTACGACTTGGCGTCGGACCCTCATGAGGAGCGTGATCTTGCCCGCGAGAAGACCGAGATAGTCGCCCGGCTGACCGATCAGCTGGAGTCGTGGTGGGAGAAATAG
- a CDS encoding transcriptional regulator EutR, translated as MQTHEYRDFDAFADSVQGVDCQMMQDKPTKRIWSITDIDLGDTKVQHGQLGSANIVEGETAADAYLLYMPLTATCEYKFNGVPVKKNDLAILEPNSEFRFSTIVEHDFCMAVVSASHFADMEECSCDAKRSTVRVARGNLQSARKLCQIVHQILSSAASCPQFESKVAAKHASAALVRVASKVVAHELQQEAVPQLGRARLPRSEIIERSMALLEDVNAEPVHVRELATAAGVSERSLRRSFQEYFGVGPIHYLQLRRLHLINRVLREADPDANSVTEILAQHGEWQFGRFATRYRQLFGELPSETLRATRP; from the coding sequence ATGCAAACTCACGAATATCGAGACTTCGACGCCTTTGCTGATTCAGTCCAAGGGGTTGATTGCCAAATGATGCAGGATAAACCGACGAAGCGCATCTGGTCCATTACCGACATCGACTTAGGTGACACCAAGGTTCAGCATGGGCAACTCGGTAGTGCCAATATTGTGGAAGGCGAGACAGCTGCCGACGCGTACTTGCTCTACATGCCGCTAACCGCCACTTGCGAATACAAGTTCAACGGCGTCCCCGTCAAAAAAAACGATTTGGCGATTCTGGAGCCGAACAGCGAATTCAGATTCAGCACGATAGTCGAGCATGATTTTTGCATGGCTGTCGTATCAGCCAGCCATTTCGCTGATATGGAAGAGTGTTCATGCGATGCAAAACGGTCAACCGTGCGCGTGGCTCGCGGGAATCTTCAATCTGCCAGGAAGCTTTGCCAAATCGTGCATCAGATCCTGAGCTCAGCTGCTTCGTGCCCACAATTCGAGTCTAAGGTCGCGGCAAAACACGCGTCGGCAGCTCTTGTTAGAGTGGCATCAAAAGTTGTTGCTCACGAACTCCAACAAGAAGCTGTGCCGCAACTCGGGCGGGCGAGACTACCGCGAAGTGAGATTATTGAGCGTTCGATGGCTCTGCTGGAGGATGTTAATGCGGAACCCGTTCATGTACGAGAATTGGCTACGGCAGCCGGTGTGTCGGAACGAAGCCTGCGGCGATCCTTCCAAGAATATTTTGGTGTTGGCCCCATTCACTATCTGCAACTGAGGCGGCTTCATCTTATCAACCGAGTGCTTAGGGAAGCCGATCCAGACGCGAACTCGGTCACTGAAATCTTAGCTCAACATGGCGAGTGGCAGTTCGGTCGATTCGCCACAAGATATCGCCAGCTGTTTGGCGAACTGCCATCGGAGACACTACGAGCGACCCGGCCGTGA
- a CDS encoding Integrase core domain protein: MPPWFSPLFFLFARSNEEQLRRHILFLKAELELTRAPVPQSRIFLKDEERQRLLELGDGMRSDVLNLVSIVHPRTYRRWLERRSQGKPPAKKMGRKGTSETIRQIVVRLARQNQWGYGRIVGELRKLRIRCCGRTTVRTILKEEGIHPGPKRGPGTWDDFIKTHAETLWQCDFFSKMVMTSTGLRQAYVLAFLHVNSRRVICSPATLKADDKWVTEQTESMLEQARGMELPIRYLIRDRDFKYSKRFDQVFADNGTSVEPTAPRAPNQNAFVERWIGSIRAECLNRFIVFGLGHFDHLVSSYCDYYHACRPHQRKDNKPLLGVWPEVDDPPGEGEEIVCRQWLGGVLKHYERTAA, from the coding sequence ATGCCGCCCTGGTTCTCGCCACTCTTCTTTCTCTTCGCCCGCTCGAACGAAGAGCAACTCCGACGGCACATCCTCTTCTTGAAGGCCGAGCTGGAGCTGACTCGGGCTCCCGTCCCGCAGAGTCGCATCTTCCTTAAGGATGAGGAGCGGCAGCGGCTGCTAGAGTTGGGTGACGGCATGCGCTCAGATGTGCTGAATTTGGTCTCCATCGTGCACCCACGAACCTACCGCCGCTGGCTGGAGCGGAGAAGTCAGGGGAAGCCGCCGGCGAAGAAGATGGGCCGGAAAGGAACGTCGGAGACCATCCGCCAGATCGTCGTCAGGCTCGCGAGACAAAACCAGTGGGGGTACGGTCGGATTGTGGGCGAATTACGCAAGTTGCGGATCCGCTGCTGTGGCCGCACAACGGTCCGCACAATCCTCAAGGAAGAAGGTATCCACCCGGGCCCGAAGCGAGGACCAGGCACCTGGGACGACTTCATCAAGACCCACGCCGAGACCCTCTGGCAGTGTGATTTTTTCAGCAAGATGGTCATGACAAGCACCGGATTGCGGCAGGCCTACGTGCTGGCTTTCCTGCACGTCAACTCGCGACGGGTCATCTGCTCGCCCGCGACGCTCAAGGCCGACGACAAGTGGGTAACCGAGCAAACGGAGTCGATGCTCGAGCAGGCCCGTGGGATGGAGCTGCCGATCCGTTACCTCATCCGAGACCGCGACTTCAAGTACTCCAAACGATTCGATCAGGTCTTTGCCGACAACGGCACTTCGGTTGAACCCACAGCGCCACGAGCGCCGAATCAGAACGCCTTCGTCGAGCGCTGGATCGGCTCGATTCGGGCTGAGTGCCTGAACCGGTTCATCGTCTTCGGCCTCGGTCACTTCGACCATCTTGTCTCTTCCTATTGCGATTATTATCACGCCTGCCGTCCTCACCAGCGGAAAGACAACAAGCCGTTGCTCGGTGTCTGGCCCGAGGTCGACGACCCGCCTGGCGAGGGCGAGGAGATCGTCTGCCGCCAGTGGCTCGGTGGCGTGCTGAAGCACTACGAACGAACGGCGGCCTGA